GGGTATTCTAAACAGTGAATTGATCAAAAATTCATTCTTTTTTTCAATATTTGAAAATCTAAATTACGCCCAGGTAGCTCAGTGGTAGAGCATGTGCCTGAAGAGCACAGTGTCGGTGGTTCGATTCCATCTCTGGGCACCAATCTTCGCCTGTTGGGGTACGCTTAGGCGCTGCCAGCAAATCAAAAGAAAAGTTTAAATTAAAAAATATTTGCAGCAGTTTTGTTATTTCGTAAAGCCCGCACACTTTTGTAGTTGCTGGCTATTTTTTTGTGAATTTTTTATAAGATCTTTAATGGTTTTCATTTTATTCTTCTAGTAATCAAAAATCCCTTTTGGTATTATAAAAACCATGATAACACAAAGAATTAAGCATTAACCTTTAGGGGACTTTATGAAAAAAAATTATGTAAAAATTGTTATGTTCGCTTGTATTTTCGTTGCTGAGTCTGTTACTTGGGCGGGACCACTATGTCGATATGAATCCTTGGAACACAAAATAGATTGGTCAAATGTTAATAAAATTATAGATTATGAAGATTTTTCTGCTCCTGCGCTTGTACATGCATCTAGTGAAAACAAATCAGATCTTGTTGAACGTCTTTTGGTAGCAATGGCAAATCCTAATTGTGAGGCAGGATGCGGCATGACTCCTTTGCGAGCAGCTATTATCTGTGGCCATGTTGAAAATGTTAGACTTCTCTTGCAACATAGAGCCGATGTTAATCTTCAATGTCGGGCTATGCTTGGTAATAATCATGGGTCATATCTTGCTTTTGCACACAGCTTAGAGGGAACGAGATTCTCATCAGGAACAGCTTTTTCTAATCGGCTTCAAGCAATTATTACTCTTTTACAAAATAGAAATTAATACAAAATAGATATAAATTACAAGCGCTGATGGCAAAACTAAAAAAATCAAAACCATTTTACACTGCAAATTTATAGTGCATCACAACTAAGCGACATGCTTACAAGCTGCGGCTTTGACATTTTAGGCCAGTATAAAATGGATGGATC
The sequence above is a segment of the Candidatus Dependentiae bacterium genome. Coding sequences within it:
- a CDS encoding ankyrin repeat domain-containing protein, with product MKKNYVKIVMFACIFVAESVTWAGPLCRYESLEHKIDWSNVNKIIDYEDFSAPALVHASSENKSDLVERLLVAMANPNCEAGCGMTPLRAAIICGHVENVRLLLQHRADVNLQCRAMLGNNHGSYLAFAHSLEGTRFSSGTAFSNRLQAIITLLQNRN